One Sediminispirochaeta bajacaliforniensis DSM 16054 genomic window, TCCCGTTTCCGTTTGCCTTGAGATGAGCCTTCTCTTTCTATTGGTATACCTATTCGCTTTCTGGTATATCATCAAAAAAAGAGCGTTTTCCTTGCTTTTCCTGGGAATTCCAGTGCTCTATTTTCCTTTTTGGCGACTTGATAGTTTGGATTTGGGCTATCGCCTTTTCCTATCGGCCACACCCTGCGGGATCGCTCTTACATGCTTTTTTGCCGCCGAACTTTTTCCCAAGCGCCTGGAGGGGAAATCTTGGCTGCGGTTCCTCTTGGTCGACGTCGGAGTTTTTCTGACGTTTGCAACGATAACGGTCTACAAACCTGAACAGGATCCGCCGTATGGTCTTTATCGAAGGGTGGTTGCCTCGGTGGATCTTCCCGACGATAGCCTGCTCATCGCGCACCAGGGGCTGAACCACGTCTATACCTTTTATAAGGACTTTCGTGATGCCCTTAACTATGAACCCGATTTTCCTGTTCCCGAAGGGAAATTGTGGCGGATTGCTTACGAAGCGCCGGAATCTGTTATCAAACGGCGTTATCCTGCTGCCGTCGAAACCGGAGAAATTCGTAGCCTTGGGTATGGCTATCTTTTGATCCGGGAAAAGCTATGGCAGGATTATTTGGCCTGGGAAGATGAACCGATCAGCAGGAATTTGAAAAACTGGTATAATCCTCATTCAAGCCGACCAAGGTTTGTCAGGTAGCTACTGTCCAGAATCGTGGTGGGAAATGAATAAAATCTCCTTTTCTTGTAGTTACTTTTAGACCTTTCTATTGATGTACTCGGAGTAATCCTTGAGCCGGGGAACATATTCACTTTCGAATAGGCTGGATGAGATCATATAGTCGGCAGTCGAGCGGTTATTGGCCAGAGGGACATTGTACAAAACGGCAATCCGGGTAAGGGCCTTTACATCCACATCATGGGGTTGAGGCTCCATGGGGTCCCACAAAAAGATCATCATATCGATTCCTCCCTCTGCTATAAGGGCTCCCAGCTGCTGATCCCCTCCCAATGGGCCCGATTTAAGTTTTTTAAGGTCCAAATCGCTTTTGGTGTATTTTTTCCCATCTTTTTGATTTTCAATCTTGGAAAGAAAAGCTTTTTCCACCAAGGTGCCTGTTGTTCCGGTACAGTAGAGACGATGGGGAATTAAAGACTCCCAATTATATTCAACCCACTCAATGAGGTTTTTTTTCCGATTGTCATGTGCCACTAAGGCTATTTGTTTTCTCTTTTTCATGGGGTCAATATACGTAGATTTTCTCTTTTAGGCAATCAGAACGAGTAATGCTGCTTTTTGATTCGTGTAGTAAAAGGTTAACGGATGGAGATGATTATGTGGTATACTTTTTAACACCAGCAAACATATTGGGAAGGAGGCTTTACGTTATGAAAAAGGTATGTTTTTTTTTCACAATGGTTTTTTTCCTTTCTTCGTTTTCTGCTGCGGCTCATGCCGATCCTATTCGTTCCGGTCTTGGTGTTCAACTTTCGAGCGATGGGACCGCTGCATTGGTGCTCCATGCATCGAACATTGAAGCGGGGATTAAGGCTCAAGCGTTTCTCTACGATTATGCTAGCGAAACCGCCAGCTATCCCAACCTATTAGTCGTTGGGATGCATGTGGCATACCTATTCTCTTCTGCCCAGGCTGATTCCGAGTTCGGTATAGGCATTGAGGCCCACACTGGTATTGGTTTGGAAGACCTAGAGTATGACGAATATATCGATCTGGGACTTCGCCTTTCGATTAACCAGCCGATATCCAGGCGCCTCTATATTTCAGGAATTCTCTATCCGTTTTTTATGGAGACGCGTGATGAGTCCGATGTTGATGACGATTGGGAGATGACAGTAACGCTTCCAAAAGCAAGCGTCGCCTTTACGCTTATCTTCTGATCGAAACCTGAAGCAGGATTTCTCGAAAACTCTTTCTCACCATTTCCTTGATGATTTTCTATTCAGCCATGTGTTTTGTTGGTACAATGTTTTGCATACATGGGAAATAGACCGTATCACATAATACTTCTTCAATTTCTCATACACCTTTTTGTACTGCTGTTATTCTTTACTGCACAGAATCTTCCTGATTTCCCAATTCAATGGGTCGTTCAATTTGCGGGACTCCTTTGCCTTTCTCTTATGTTCAGTATAGCTGCCTTGTTTTTTCAGAACGCTGTGCTACATAGTCTGATTCTTTTTCTTCGGACGATGATCTTCCTGCTGTTGGGGTTTCCCCTTGGAACCAATATTTCTATAGAAACGGTATTGCTGGTGTCTATTCTCTTCGACATGCATATGTACTTACCTGGTTCTGTTGCTTTTGTTTTGTCGATATTGATCATCTTGCTGGCATGGAGCTTTCAAAGGTCATGTCTGATCTGGGATATGGAACAAAGCAGCCCCCCCATGAGTAACCGGTTACTTTTTCTTGTATTCGGTCTTGCCGTTGATGCATGTCTTTTTGTCTTAAGCATGTATACCCGTAAGCTGGCCAAAACTCGAAATATACTGGAACATTATGAAATATCGATCTCAAATCTGATGGAAGCCAATTTGCGATTGCAAAATAGCATAGTGACCGAAATTACTCAGGCAACCAATAATGAACGGAAGAGAATAGCACAGGACCTTCATGATATAATCGGTCATTCGATGGTGAATATCATGATGATTACCGATTCCATAAAGGACAGACTCGACGATAGAGAAGGGATAAAGGCATATTGCGATGTCATTCATCAGCAGGCATCGGGAGCCTTAAGCGAAACGGAAAATTCGATGCGCAGGTTAAGAAATCAGTATGATAAGCGTAAGTATGATAGTGTCGCCATAAAAAAACTGACTTCGATCTTTGAAAAAGCCACCGGTGTTGAAGTTTTATTGGAGTTTCGGAATGCACCGACCACCTTTGGTGAGAAAATCGACCGAATTGTGTACCGTTGTATCCAAGAGGGCCTCACAAATGCCTTTCGTCATGGTAGAGCAAATCGTATCACCATTCTCTACTGGAAACATGAAACCGGCGAAATGGAGATTACGATAAAAGATAACGGTAAAGGTGTGAAAAATCTTAATGAGGGTATCGGCATATGGGGAATGCGTGAGAGACTTTCCGGAATAGGAGGAAGTATCACGGTAAATCCTTCCGAATTCGGATTTTTCTTAACCCTTACCTTTCCGTTTTGCACCGTTTCAGACCAGGAGGTTGTATCCGATGATAGAGTTGGTTATTGCTGATGATCAGGTACTCTTTGTGGATACCTTGAAAAGTGTTATAGAACATCGCGCGAAGGATATTCATATCACGGGGGTTGCCTACGACGGAAAAACGGCATTGCAGATCATTGAACAAACAAATCCCGATGTGGCGCTCTTAGATGTAAAAATGCCCTATATAAATGGTCTGGAACTTTCGCAAAAGCTTTACATGATTCGTCCTGGGGTTAAGGTGATAATTCTTACCACCTTTCCCGATGATGAATTTGTCGAACAAGCCTTGCAGCACGGCGCTGCGGGGTATCTGCTAAAGAACATGCTTTCGGATGATCTTATTAATTCCATTAGAATGGTCCATTCTGGAAATATCTTGATATCAGAAAAGGTCGGTTCGGTGTTGCAGCAACGAGATCATAACGATTGCACCAGGGAGAAGAACGAATCCTTTACCAAAACCCGCCGGGAACTCTTGCGCCAGTTAAGTAGAAGGGAACGGGAGGTGTACGGATTGATGCTTCAGGGATACAGTAACGACGAAATTGCTGAGATGTTGTTTATTGCCACGCAAACGGTAAAAAATCATATCCGCTCGATATATTCAAAAAGTGGCTTTCATAATCGATCAGACATCATTCATTTGGATGATTCGGAACAGTAGGAAACATCAGACGCGCATATCTCCTATTTCTCTGGCAAAGCGGGCTCTTTAGTACTTTTTTAGTACCCCAATTGGTACTTTTAGGCCTTTACCGCTGAGTCGACCATCCCTATTGTCATAATAATTAGGAGGTTTGAATCATGAAAAAAATCCAAGCATTTCTTGGTATGCTGGTGCTTTTATCAAGCACGTTGCCTATCTATGCAGGAGGTCGGCAGGAAGGCGAAGAGGGCATTACCATCTGGACAAAGTATAACGCGCTTAATCCAGAAAACATCCGTGATGAATGGCTGAAAAAAACATTGGAGGAGTATCAGGCGGAAACAGGAAAAGTAGTCGAGAATATTTTTGTCCCATACGACCAGATTAACAATAAGCTTAATGTCGCCGTAACGGCGGGCGGTCAAGTTCCGGAAATTTCATACGTGGACAGCCAACAGCAGGCCTTTTACATCACCAACGACACCCTTATGGATCTTACCGATTATGTGAAGGATGCATCATGGTATAAAGATCTTAGTCCCCGAGCATTGGCTGCATGCACCGCACCGGACGGACGCATCTTGTGTGTCCCATTGAATATCGGCACGAGGGTAAGCTATGTCTGGGCAGATGCCTGGCCGAATGGGTTTCCGGGAACTACTACGGAGTTTCTAAAAGAAGCTGAAAGGATCAAGGCTGAAGGACACTATGCCATTACGTTTAAGGCCTCGGAGAAGTATGGAGCCGAAGGGCTCTACTATGGCCTAATAAAAAGCTATGGGGGAAGGTACGGCGATGGAAAGGGACAGGCTGGCTGGGCCAGTCCCGAGACCGCAACTGCCGTGGAATTCCTTCGCACTCTTTTCAAAAACGGTTACGCACCCGAGATCGATCTTGCCCCGGGATTCGACAATGAAAGGCCTTTTATGCAGGGCGATGCGGTATCTTTCGCCGGCATTTCATGGTCCTACGTATATATGAATCCCCTTACGGCACCGGATGGCACGATTTTTGATAATGGGGCCCAGTCCGTGGCAAAAGCGGTCGAGGCTGGCAAAATCATTGTTGCGCCTTATCTTTCGGCACCAAATGGAGAGCCTGTGGCGGCCATTACCTGTTCGGCACTTGCCATTCCTCAGGGAGCCGAGCATATAGCGGAAGCCAAGGCTTTTATCGATTGGCTCATGACTACCGAACGGAATGCTGAATGTGCCGAGGCCATTGGGGGCCTGCCTTCGCTTCGTCCTGCCATGGATACACCGACTTTTAAGAACGCCTACTGGCAGCAGGTTGCGAAGATCACGGAATCCTATGGGGCTCCCTATCCTGCGCTGGCAGAATATGATCGGGCTCTCACAAAGCTGGCTCAAACATTCGAGGCGCTCCTGGCCAATCCGAATTTGGATAGTATGGAAAGGCTTAAACAAGCCCAGGAAGAGGTAAACAGATAATGAGTGAAAGAGAAGGTGGTTCCCGCCGGAATTTCACCTTCTCCTCTCTCTTCTGACCTCTCCAAGTATCTTACAAATTTGAAAGGGACATTATATTGGATGTACACAATGAATTGCTGAAAAAACGTTTTCCCTCGACCAGCAGAGGCAGAACGGCTTTTTATCTTATTTCGCCCGCGGTGTTTTTTTTGTTTGTCTTGCAGGTATACCCGATTTTATATGCGTTATATCTAAGCTTTTTCAAAACGCGAGGGCGTTCCATGAGTTTTGTGGGGCTTGATAATTACCTTCGGTTGCTGAGCGATACAGATTTCTGGGCAAGCTTGCGACATACATTCTTTTTTACTGCGGGTTATCTCGTATTAACATTGTGCTTAAGTCTTTTTCTCGCACTGCTGCTTAATCGGCGCATGAAACTATCTCCTTTTTATATCTTGGTGATTTTCACCCCCTGGGTGCTTTCGCCGGTAATTGCCGGGACCATGTGGCGATGGCTTTTTCAGCCCGCTTACGGTGTTCTGCAATTCTTGCTGGAGCCGATATTCCATAAGACGCTGATTACGGACGACAAGGGTGCAATGGGCATCGTCATTCTCGCCCTTTCCTGGCGTAATCTTCCTCTTACTACGCTGCTTTTTCTCGGGGGCCTGCAAACCATTTCATCCGAAATATACGAATGCGCCTCTCTGGATGGAGCAACAGCATGGCAACGCTTTTCCCAAATCACCATGCCCCTGATGAAGCCCAGTCTTCTTATCAACATATTGATAAATACCATCCGCGGAATAAACGTCATCAGCATTATATTGTCGATCACCCGTGGTGGTCCTGGAAGGGCGACAGAGGTTTTGGGTCTCTTTCTCTATCGTAACACATGGCAATACGGTGATTTTGGGACCGGAGCGGCTCTGGGAATTCTGATGTTTCTACTGACCGGTGTCGTGTCGCTCATCTATTTACGGACCATCAGGATGGAGAATTGATTATGGCAAAGCGACCTTCCCACATTCCGCTGAATAACATACTCGTGCATCTGTTTCTTATCATTATGTGTCTTCTCATCATTTTTCCGGTTATTTATACACTGATGACATCATTCAAAAATGAAATAGACGTACTAACGGCACCTCCCACTTTTTTCCCGCCGAAATGGGTTCTTAGCGGGTATGCCCAGGTCTTTCGAAGTGACATGGTACATGTGTATCTGGTCAATACCATCCTCAATTCGGTTATAGCCTCGGTGATAGCGATTCCTCTTGCAAGTCTGGCAGGATATGGATTTTCACGCTATAAATTTCGTGGGAGTATGCTGCTGCAAACGGCAATTCTTGCAGTCTGGATGATTCCTCATCTTACAAATTTACTGCCCTTATATAAGCTGAGTTCACAGCTGCACCTGTTGCAGACCAGAATCCCTCTTGTTTTGGTCTATGTTTCCTACGGTCTGCCCATAAGCATCTGGATAATAAAGAGTTTTATCGATGCAATTCCCGAAGAGCTTGAAGATGCCACCCATTTGGATGGTTGTACCCCGCTTCAGTCTCTTTGGTACGTCATAACCCCACTGGCCGCCCCAGGCCTTTTTTCTGCTTTCCTCATGATTTTTGTAGACTCATGGAATGAATTTCTGTCGGCGGTAGTCCTTATTACCAATAATGAACTCAAAACAGCTACGGTAGGCTTGTATGATTTTCAGTCGGCATTCGAAACCTCGTATCATACCCTTGCGGCTGCCTGTATCGTTATTGCGATCCCCGTACTACTTACCTTCATTCTCGGCAGAAAGTTTTTTTTCCAGGCAATGCTGGAAGGCGCCCTGAAAGGTTGATGCGCGGCAAACAAGCCGGACAAGCCGACAAACGATAGGAGTAAAAGATTATGCAGATAAAGGATAGCGTGATATTGATAACGGGAGGTGCCATTCGGGTAGGAAGAGCATTCGCTCTCTATTTTGCCGAACAGGGAGCCAACATCGCCTTCAGCTATCTCAGTCCGGAAGAGAACCCGGAAGAAACAAAAAAAGAGATAGAAGCCTTGGGCGTGGGGGCCCTATCAGTCAGGACCGATGTGTCTGATCTTCACCAGATCGAAAGGTTGGTAACTGAAACCATGGATAGGTTCGGAAGAATCGACACCCTTATCAACGGCGCCGGAATCTGGCTTAAATCCCCCTTCCTTGAGATCAGTGAAAAAGAATGGGATCTTTCTATCAGTGTGAACCTCAAGGGGCCTTTCTTTTGCTCTCAGGCTGTTGCCCCCATCATGCGGAAGCAGAAGGGCGGGGTAATCGTCAATATAACCGATCTGTCTGCCTTTCAGGTGTGGGATTCTTACAGCCACCATGCCGCATCAAAGGCAGGCCTTGTCTCTGTTACCAAGTACCTTGCGGCCGAGCTGGCGCCTTACATCCGGGTGAACGCCATTGCCCCGGGGACCATCCTTCTGCCGCCGGGGGCAAGCGAAGAGAAAATCACATGGTCGCGGGAGAAATCGTTGCTGAAGAGAATAGGAACCCCGGAAGAGGCTGCCATGCTCATTCGTTTGATCATCGAAAACGATTTTATCACCGGAGGGATATATCCCGTCGATGGCGGGCGGTCTCTCGTATGAATGGGGCTCCCTCCTGCCGCTCTGTTTTGATCTATGGGGCTGCCGTGTTCCTGCCCGATGGCTGGATAGAGCCGGGGTATATCTACCTGAAGCATGGTGTTGTTGAGCAGCTGGGAGCGGGAGATGTCCCCCAGGGGCTTTTCCAAGAGGCCGATACCGTCATACATGCACGCAATCGTGCAGTATTACCCGGACTGACGAATGCGCATACCCATTTTGCTCAGACCTTTATGCGGGGTCTTGCCGGCGGCAGGCCCCTTTTGCGCTGGCTGAAGGAGCGGATCTGGCCTCTTCAGGCCGCCTTCGCTGCGGATGATATGGATCTCGCCGCACGCTTGGGAATCCTTGAGAACATCCGTTGTGGAGCGACGCACATAACCGATCATCATAAAGTAACATACACTCCGGAACATACCCATGTCGTCTGTAAGGCCGCCGACGACATGGGGGTCTATATGACCCTGGCCCGTTCCTGGTCGGATATAGGGGCTGGTGCGGAAGAGCCCCGACAGATTCTCGATCATCTTGCTTCTCTCTATTCAACATGGCAGGGGGGACGTATTTCCATCGCAAATGGCCCGCTGGCTGCGTGGCGATGCAGTGCCCAGACACTTCTCGAAAGCCACGAGCTTGCTCTGAACAACGGTTCTTTTTCACATATCCATATAGCAGAATCTCTGGATGAGATAGAGATGAGTGGAGAGAAATACCAGATGTCTCCTTTCGCGTGGCTTGATTCTCTCGGTATTCTTGATGCCCGAATGCAGCTTGTCCATGCTGTCTGGGCCGATGAACATGATGTCGATAGGATTGCCGATTCCGGAGCTATCGTTGTTCACTGTCCGGTAAGTAATGAGGTGCTTGGTTCCGGAATTGCGCCGCTATCCACATTCCTTGCGCGAGATGTGCGGGTTCTCCTTGGAACCGACGGCCCTGCAAGTAATGATACCCAGGACATCTTTGAAACAATAAAAGCCTCCTTGCTGCTTTCCAGAGTTTCCACACGTAACGCCAATAGTCTAAGCCCTGCCGAGGCCCTTCATATGGCCCTTGATGGAAGAAGGATAAAGGAGGGTGGGGCGGCTGATCTGATCATTGTAAACCTCGATCATCCACGAGCGACTCCTGTACACGACCATGATTCCGCACTTACCCTCTGCTGTCACGGCAGCGATGTGGAGACGGTGATAGTGGATGGGAAAATCCTCATGCATGACAACAAAGTATTGGTCGGGGATGAAGCGTCTCTGCTCTCCGAATGCAGGGAGCGGGTTAAATTTCTGAGGGAAAGGGCGGGGTTGGAATAGCGGGAGTGGAGAGGTGGCACCGTCTTCAAAGATTATCCACATCCCTGAATGTCCCAAGCTCTACATTGGGGAATACAACTGAAATCGTTGTGACATCATCGACCTGAATGGAGATGTTCCCAAACAGCTGTTCTTCGGCAAGGACCGTGGTAATCAGCAGATCGGTTCCCGAAGGGACCAGCTCTTCTTTTCCTCCCAATGATCCTTCCAGTTTTAGCGTGATCACGAAGTTGTTTCCCTCTTGTGAAAATATGATGGTGATTCGATCATTGTCATGTGTACATGCGGCTGAGCCGCTGACGGCGGTACGAATCAGTTCATTGATGATCATCCCGCAGGGAATTGCATGATTTATCCCCAAGGTAAATGGGGTATTGTGAAGCAATAGTTGACAGCCTGTCGGAGGTGTTTCGGCAGCCTCATGTGCCGCCCGAAATATTTCATGACTATAGAGCGCCATGTCCACCTCTTTCAGATTCGGGGAACGGTAGAGGAGTTCATGAACATAGGCCAGGGAATGAATGCGGGATTCAAACCGCTTAAAAAAATCTTCTGTCCATGGATAGACTTTCTCAGGCTTATCAATCGATATGAGGCTTTTTACGAATTGAAGATTGTTGTTGACTCTATGGTAGACCTCCTGCAGAAGGATGGTCCGCTCTGCAAGTGCCCGTTCAAGAGCCTTATTGTTTTCATGGAGTGCATGGGTTTTTTCTTCCACGACCTTTTCGAGCCCTGCATTGATCTGTTCAAGCAGTCTTCTTCCCCGTTGAATGTCGAGTTGTGTTTCTATCCGTGCTATGAGTTCCACAGGTTCAAAGGGTTTGAGGATATAGTCACGGCCGCCGGCCGCAAAGGCCTTGGCTATCAGGTCGTGGTCGTCAATGGCTGAGATAAACAAGACGGGAATCTCTGCCGTTTCCGGGGTGGCTTTTATTCTCCTACAGGTTTCAATACCGTTAATGCCTGGCATTCTGATATCGAGCAGTATAAGATCGAACTGCCTATGCTGAAGTAGTTCAATGGCTTCCAGACCGCTCAGGGCTGCGGCTATGCGATACCCCTTTTTCCTGAGAATGGAGCTGAGAATGAAAAGATTATTACGCGTGTCGTCAACAATGAGAATATTCCAATATTCTTTCTCATTCATCGCTTGCCGCCTTCTGTTTCATGGCTGCCAAAAGTTCATCGAAAGAGGCCAGCTGCTGGCGAACGGCATCAATATCAAAGGAGAGCATCGACTGCCGCAGGGATGTGCCCCACGTGACAAGATCAGGAACGTGGTAGCTTTGGGCCAATGTTCCTATTTCATCTGCAATATCGATGATATCATCAACAAGCAAATCCTGACCAATGGAGTGTAGCCTTGGAAGGAAGCTTCGTTCCATGGTGGTGATCAGGGTTTCCAGCTCTTCGCGAGAAGCTTCTCTATCTCCCTGTTGTGCTGTTTTCTTGTCCCCGTTATTGGAACGGGCATCTGATGAGCTTCCCTCTTCATACGGGAGATACCGTTTTAACTCTTCTATCAGCCGACTTTTTCGAATTGGCTTTCGCAGAAAGGAATCGGCATAAATTTTCATGGCCCACTCGTCATTCTTGGTGATGGATGCTGTGAGCAGAATGATCGGAATAGAGGCTGTGCTTTCGTTTGCCTTGAGCTTTTCTATTAATTGTATGCCGCCCATAATAGGCATTTTGAGATCGGAAATAATGAGGTCGGGGGTGAAGTCGGAAAGCTGTGAGAGTGCTTCCGCCCCGTTCGATGCCTCTCGATACGTGAAAGGGCAATCGTTCAGAAACCCCCTTATCAGGAGGTTATTTTCCGGCACATCATCCACGAGGAGGAGTTTGGAAGGAGAAAATTGTACATGTTCTGTATCCTCATTTTCTTTCTCAAGAGAGGCCTTCTCGACGATGGCGACATTGGGAAGCTCGATTGAAAAAATAGCACCTTCGCCTGGGGTGCTGGTAAGTGAAATGGTCCCTCCCATTAATGTCGAAAGACGTCGGCTGATGGCGAGTCCAAGGCCGGTCCCCCCATACTTGCGGTCCCACGCTACCTCTCCTTGCTCGAATATACCGAAGATACGTTCCTGATCGAAAACGGCAATTCCCGGTCCCGAATCGGCCACATCGATACGGAGGTCCACGCTTGTGGCCTCTTCCGAATGCTTCCATGTGTTTATCACAATTCGCACTCCTCCGACTGTCGTAAATTTTATTGCATTACCGACAAGGTTCACCAATATCTGGCGAAGGCGTGTTCTGTCGATGAGGAGTGCCTCCGGCGTTGCCGTTGCAATCTCTACATCGAGGATGAGATGCTTCTTTTCCGCCAGGGGGGCATAGAAATAACGCAGCTCTTCCATAAGAGATGTGATATCCGTAGGTTCCGGTTTGAGAACGATTTTGTCTGCTTCGACTTTGGAAAGATCAAGAAGATCGTTGATAATGGCCAGGAGTGTTGTTCCGCTTGAGTTGATTGCCTCGATATACTTACGTCGACGCGGGTCACTTTCTTCTGCTTCCAGAATTTCGGTGAAACCGAGGATTGCATTCATTGGCGTTCGTATTTCATGGCTCATGTTGGCCAGAAAAATAGTTTTGGTCTTGTTGGCCGATTCCGCTTCATTCTTGGCCCTGCGAAGTTCCTTCTCCGATCGTTTCCGCATTTCATCGGCAGTAACCCAATTCCAGATGATCAGCCATGTGACAAAAAGATAGGTGATCCACCCCATGCCGATCGTTGCCAGACGTCGGTGTATGGGACGATTGAGATCTGCTTTGCCGATAAACGATACGCATTTCCACGCTTCGCTGAAGTGGACCTTGAGCAAGGAAAAGGGTGCCTGCCATTTTTCATGGGGGCGGATTGTCGAAAAGCTGAAAAGACCCGAATGTGTTTCAACACTTCCTTCTTCAAAGTTCATGATTGTTGCGGCAGCTTCGGGGAAACGGTCGTAAATGGTTCGTTCTTTGCGATCATCGAACATGAACCCCCATTCGTCTTTCGCCGTTGGGCCTCTAAACCAATAGCCGTCGGAGTTAAGAAAAAAAAGGCGAAGATCCCCGAGTATGGAGGCCTTTTCCATGCGCTCGAGTAGTTTTTCACCGAGATAATTGAGCACGATGATGCCCCTCTTGTTTCCCAGGTAATCGGTGACCGGCATACCGATTCTGAGCATCGGTTTATATGGTACTTCCAGCTCCCCATGTTCGATATTAAGATCCAGGGGTGAAATATAGGCCTCCCCCGGCTCAAGTTTGAATGATTCGGTGAAATAGTATCGGTCTCGTTTGTCCTGCAGTTCTTCCTGCGGAACGATAACTGCCTTTCCATCTATAAGATTAACCCGAATGCGTTCAAAGCCTGTCTCATCGATAAGACGAACCTGGTCGTATATTTGGCGTGCATTGCTAAACATCAGGAAATCCCAACGAATGTTTTCCATGGCACGGCTTTTTTCCCATGGATCATCGGAAAAAAGGTCCGGTATGCAACTTAACTGGGCCAGAAAATTTACATCGGAGATTATGTGCATGAGTTCGTCTTCGACGATATAAAACTGGATTCCGACGGCATGCTTCTGAGATTCTATAATAGAGCTTCTTTCAACCCTACTGGGAATAAAAACCATCAGAGCGGCGACAAGTGTACCGAATAAGAATACCGGTAAGAGAAGCCGCGCTGCTCTGATGCGAACGTTCTTTGTTTTTCCTTCTTTACTCATGGGCTTCCTTTCTATATGCCGGATAGTCCCACCCTGTTGCTCAATACCGACGACAGCCCTAAGTATAGTAAAGAAGTTAGCGATTGCAAAAATTCGGCTGTTTAACTATTTCGGATAAACCATCCTTAACCCCGAGATTGTACCAATTCCGCATATTTCCCCGTAGAGGCGTGTCAGAAGCGGCTCATCGAGGATACGGGAGGGATTTCCTTTTGCCATCAGTCCTCCCCGGCCCATGACCAGGACATGGTCGCAGAACCAGGAGACATGATTGGGGTCATGGGCGCAGGCGAAGACCGTCTTCCCCGTTTCGACGATCTCTCTGAGGATCTTCCAGATCATGATCTGATTTTTGAAATCGAGAGAGGAGGTCGGCTCATCGAGCATAATAAGAGGTGTGTCTTGGGCAAGGGCTCGGGCTATGAGAACAAGCTGACGCTGACCGCCTGATATATTGGTATAGGGTTTGTCGGCGATTTGGGATAAACCCAATCGTGCCATTGCCTCTTCGGTGCGCTCACGATCTTCCTTCGTGATGCCGAAGACTCCTCCGAAATGGGGAGCCCTCCCCATGAGAACCACCTCACGTACCAGGAAAGGAAAGGGTGAGGAATGATCTTGGGGAACATAGGCCACCAGTTTTGCCATTGCCGCCGTGGATATTCTGGAATGCTCCCTGCCTGCTATGGTGATATTCCCCTTTGCCTTGAGAAGGCCGAGGCAGCATTTGAACAATGTCGTTTTTCCTGAGCCATTTGGACCGAAGAGCCCGCAGAGCCGACCCTTTTCGACATGGAAGGAAACCTTGGAAAAGAGCGGGGTGGTGTCGTAGGAAAACTCGATTTCGGCAGCTTTCAGCATTGTCTTCTCCTTATCCATAAAGGGTTTTACCCTTGCTGCGCAGAAGATAGATCAGGAATGGGGCCCCCACGACGGAGGTGAGGATACCGATGGGGATCTCCGAGCTTGCGATTGTCCTTGCCATTGTA contains:
- a CDS encoding methylglyoxal synthase, with product MKKRKQIALVAHDNRKKNLIEWVEYNWESLIPHRLYCTGTTGTLVEKAFLSKIENQKDGKKYTKSDLDLKKLKSGPLGGDQQLGALIAEGGIDMMIFLWDPMEPQPHDVDVKALTRIAVLYNVPLANNRSTADYMISSSLFESEYVPRLKDYSEYINRKV
- a CDS encoding DUF2147 domain-containing protein, translated to MKKVCFFFTMVFFLSSFSAAAHADPIRSGLGVQLSSDGTAALVLHASNIEAGIKAQAFLYDYASETASYPNLLVVGMHVAYLFSSAQADSEFGIGIEAHTGIGLEDLEYDEYIDLGLRLSINQPISRRLYISGILYPFFMETRDESDVDDDWEMTVTLPKASVAFTLIF
- a CDS encoding sensor histidine kinase, whose translation is MGNRPYHIILLQFLIHLFVLLLFFTAQNLPDFPIQWVVQFAGLLCLSLMFSIAALFFQNAVLHSLILFLRTMIFLLLGFPLGTNISIETVLLVSILFDMHMYLPGSVAFVLSILIILLAWSFQRSCLIWDMEQSSPPMSNRLLFLVFGLAVDACLFVLSMYTRKLAKTRNILEHYEISISNLMEANLRLQNSIVTEITQATNNERKRIAQDLHDIIGHSMVNIMMITDSIKDRLDDREGIKAYCDVIHQQASGALSETENSMRRLRNQYDKRKYDSVAIKKLTSIFEKATGVEVLLEFRNAPTTFGEKIDRIVYRCIQEGLTNAFRHGRANRITILYWKHETGEMEITIKDNGKGVKNLNEGIGIWGMRERLSGIGGSITVNPSEFGFFLTLTFPFCTVSDQEVVSDDRVGYC
- a CDS encoding response regulator transcription factor — encoded protein: MIELVIADDQVLFVDTLKSVIEHRAKDIHITGVAYDGKTALQIIEQTNPDVALLDVKMPYINGLELSQKLYMIRPGVKVIILTTFPDDEFVEQALQHGAAGYLLKNMLSDDLINSIRMVHSGNILISEKVGSVLQQRDHNDCTREKNESFTKTRRELLRQLSRREREVYGLMLQGYSNDEIAEMLFIATQTVKNHIRSIYSKSGFHNRSDIIHLDDSEQ
- a CDS encoding ABC transporter substrate-binding protein; translation: MKKIQAFLGMLVLLSSTLPIYAGGRQEGEEGITIWTKYNALNPENIRDEWLKKTLEEYQAETGKVVENIFVPYDQINNKLNVAVTAGGQVPEISYVDSQQQAFYITNDTLMDLTDYVKDASWYKDLSPRALAACTAPDGRILCVPLNIGTRVSYVWADAWPNGFPGTTTEFLKEAERIKAEGHYAITFKASEKYGAEGLYYGLIKSYGGRYGDGKGQAGWASPETATAVEFLRTLFKNGYAPEIDLAPGFDNERPFMQGDAVSFAGISWSYVYMNPLTAPDGTIFDNGAQSVAKAVEAGKIIVAPYLSAPNGEPVAAITCSALAIPQGAEHIAEAKAFIDWLMTTERNAECAEAIGGLPSLRPAMDTPTFKNAYWQQVAKITESYGAPYPALAEYDRALTKLAQTFEALLANPNLDSMERLKQAQEEVNR
- a CDS encoding carbohydrate ABC transporter permease; amino-acid sequence: MSFVGLDNYLRLLSDTDFWASLRHTFFFTAGYLVLTLCLSLFLALLLNRRMKLSPFYILVIFTPWVLSPVIAGTMWRWLFQPAYGVLQFLLEPIFHKTLITDDKGAMGIVILALSWRNLPLTTLLFLGGLQTISSEIYECASLDGATAWQRFSQITMPLMKPSLLINILINTIRGINVISIILSITRGGPGRATEVLGLFLYRNTWQYGDFGTGAALGILMFLLTGVVSLIYLRTIRMEN